GTATTAGCACCCCTTACCTTGGCCAATAAAATCAGAAGACTAGAATTTACCCCATTAGGAATCCTTTGTTGTTGCCAACAATAAATAATAGCATTGCATAAGTCTTGTTGAATCacgtcccaacaatgtctataaaaacatctACAGAAACCATCGGGTCCTGGAGAACTATCAGCATCAAGGTCATAAACAACAACCTTTATTTCATCATAAGTAGGAATCTCATCCATTCTTTGACTTTCCTCCGTAGAGATAATGTCATGCTCATCAATTGGAAGCTCTTCCCCATTAAATTTAGACTCAAAATAAGACACCATATAATCTCTAATATGGTCACAATTAGAGAGAATATTCCCATCATCATCTACCAATTCCGAAATCATATTGATGCTCCTGCGAGTTGGAATATTGGCATGAAAGAAAGAAGTATTAGTTGCACCGTCAGTAAGCCACTTATTACGAGATTTTTGTTTCAACATAATGGATTGACGCATACGGATTTCCTGAAGTGTAACCGAAGCCTCCTCAGCAAAATTCAGCTTAGTTACGTCTTTCGGATCCTCATCAAAAATACGAAGAGCAACTTCCATTGTTAATTTAGCATGTTTGAGTCTAGCATTAATATTACTAAAAACACGTAAATTCCACTCCTTCATGTCAGCCTTTAATTTCTTAAGCTTGAAGGGGTAGATATAAGCAGGGGAATCAGAAACAGGAGCATTCCAACTCTCCATAACCATACGCATGAAATCAGGATGAGTGAACCACATTTTTTGAACTCTAAAAGGAGCTCTTTTAGGTCTTGAATTTACAAAAGGATAGCCTATAAGCGTTGAATGATCAGAAACTTcacgaggaagagctttacacctccaattctcaaACTTCGTAAGCCATGCTTCATTAATGACAGCCCGATCCAACTTGCAAAGAATTCTATGAACACCTGATTGACCATTGGCCCAAGTGTATTTAGAACCCAAATAATCAGCTTCAAAAAGGTTATTGTCATCTAGCCAATCACTGAATTCATTAATAGCTGAAGTACGTGGTTCAcaaccccctttcttttcatcattatgaagcacacaattaaaatcacccatgaCCAATCGGGGAGTATAATTATCAACTGAAGAAAGCTGCTGCCATAAGCTTCTTCGTGTAACTTGAAaacaactagcatgaacaaaagatatAAGAACACCTTCCGCTTCAATAGAAATAGCCTGTCTACTAGAATTAATAACCACCGGAGTAGTCATATCAACGTACCAGCAAATCCATAAATTCCCTTTAGACGAACCAACAAAATTATGTATAACTTCTTTTTTATAACCCTCAACATGTAAGCCCTGCAAAAATTAAGAGTACAATGTACCTTAGGCTCAGCAAGACAGAATACGTCAGGTTTAAAATCTCTAAGTAACTCTTTCAATTTGTCTCGTGACTCATCACGAGAAAATCCATTGATGTTCCAAAAAAGAACACGCATTATAAACTGGGATTGGAGGAGTTAACTAGCTGTGGAGAAACACCAGTATTCAAACCTGGtgaatttccttttataacaagGTTACTTAAATTGTTTGTTTCCAAATCCGTAGCTGAAGAGATTTCAAAAACTGAATCCTGTCGAGGAACCCTGGCTGCAACTCAAGTTAAAGCAGTAAT
This genomic interval from Papaver somniferum cultivar HN1 unplaced genomic scaffold, ASM357369v1 unplaced-scaffold_33, whole genome shotgun sequence contains the following:
- the LOC113342058 gene encoding uncharacterized protein LOC113342058; protein product: MIRNARNKQSNSSVQAPAQQKSNANQSHTSGDRANNNANQVNNVSGEWQVVKRRKGKNAPKNPVCPEVVVTKVVEANNLEYTAQMVKAKQLEVEYTKYKAAFESSFVELARTKQGLHVEGYKKEVIHNFVGSSKGNLWICWYVDMTTPVVINSSRQAISIEAEGVLISFVHASCFQKGGCEPRTSAINEFSDWLDDNNLFEADYLGSKYTWANGQSGVHRILCKLDRAVINEAWLTKFENWRCKALPREVSDHSTLIGYPFVNSRPKRAPFRVQKMWFTHPDFMRMVMESWNAPVSDSPAYIYPFKLKKLKADMKEWNLRVFSNINARLKHAKLTMEVALRIFDEDPKDVTKLNFAEEASVTLQEIRMRQSIMLKQKSRNKWLTDGATNTSFFHANIPTRRSINMISELVDDDGNILSNCDHIRDYMVSYFESKFNGEELPIDEHDIISTEESQRMDEIPTYDEIKVVVYDLDADSSPGPDGFCRCFYRHCWDVIQQDLCNAIIYCWQQQRIPNGVNSSLLILLAKVRGANTLRNFRPIGLSNFFFKIFTKILATRLGNVLDNLVSEEQVAFMKIRNIHENISVTSEMVNDLKTKRKDGNVGLKLDNTQAFHTPRVKQYVVKKKVFYGGGTLSRCRTITDLLGMEVSTFPDRYLGVQIMPGAVKYRHISNVIDKIKKQLSVWKGKMLSFQDSVVLINAVIASYAIHNMVFYKWPRKFIMQCERVIRNFLWSRDSEVARKFVVGFDKVCSPVKEGGLSITSTAVTNRALLMKFWCSIRSSNKKWARFLWAKYTTQTGRIKQYGVNYSILPGVRLVHNIVFFFATSKIYID